From the genome of Pelomonas sp. SE-A7, one region includes:
- a CDS encoding MgtC/SapB family protein, translated as MNLLDLDHLLRYWNATQWAANVLMLMHLLGAMILGLILGYERAYHGRAAGMRTYALVCMASCATIILVGYPDQWFGGHVAGGSVPQFTDPTRVIQGVLTGIGFLCAGVIMREGMNISGLTTAASLWAASAIGIVLGMGFYFAAISLTLLCASLMMWGAKLENQLPSHPAISVMLRGDAGRRFTQEELAAFTNGLGFRFAPGSLSIEKHGEREEWRFVCTAKRNYKGQTLCRFTGHIHELPGVAEYRVTHARN; from the coding sequence ATGAACCTCCTCGACCTCGACCACCTGCTGCGCTACTGGAACGCCACGCAATGGGCGGCCAATGTGCTGATGCTGATGCATCTGCTGGGCGCGATGATTCTTGGCTTGATACTCGGCTACGAGCGGGCCTACCACGGCCGCGCCGCCGGCATGCGCACCTATGCGCTGGTCTGCATGGCCTCCTGCGCCACCATCATCCTGGTCGGCTATCCCGACCAATGGTTCGGTGGCCATGTGGCCGGTGGCAGCGTTCCGCAGTTCACCGATCCCACCCGTGTGATCCAGGGCGTGCTGACCGGCATTGGTTTTCTGTGCGCCGGCGTGATCATGCGCGAGGGCATGAACATCTCGGGTCTGACGACGGCCGCCTCGCTGTGGGCGGCCTCGGCGATAGGCATCGTGCTGGGCATGGGCTTCTATTTCGCCGCCATCTCGCTGACCCTGCTTTGCGCCAGCCTGATGATGTGGGGCGCCAAGCTGGAGAACCAACTGCCCTCGCATCCGGCGATCTCGGTGATGCTGCGCGGCGATGCGGGCCGCCGCTTCACCCAGGAAGAACTGGCCGCCTTCACCAACGGCCTGGGCTTTCGCTTCGCGCCGGGTTCGCTGAGCATAGAAAAGCACGGCGAACGCGAGGAATGGCGCTTCGTCTGCACCGCCAAGCGCAACTACAAGGGCCAGACCCTGTGCCGCTTCACTGGCCATATCCATGAGCTGCCGGGGGTGGCGGAGTACCGGGTGACGCACGCTAGAAATTGA
- a CDS encoding UDP-2,3-diacylglucosamine diphosphatase — protein sequence MSQSFKPNAGALRVRTVWISDLHLGTPGCQAEALLGFLREVECETLYLVGDIIDGWQLRRSWYWPQAHNDVVQKILRKARKGCKVIFVPGNHDEFARRYVAHNFGGVDVVEDCIHETADGRKLWVTHGDLFDGVIQCAKWLAYLGDSAYEFTLKLNRHLNSLRARLGLPYWSLSRYLKLKVKRAVSYVSDFEQAVAREARKRGVQGVVCGHIHHAEIREIEGVLYCNDGDWVESLTALVEHADGRLEILDYSARSQLQRLLESVRSEAAVEESEEAVA from the coding sequence ATGAGCCAGTCCTTCAAACCGAACGCCGGCGCCTTGCGCGTCCGCACCGTCTGGATCTCGGACCTGCATCTGGGCACGCCCGGCTGCCAGGCCGAGGCCCTGCTGGGATTCCTGCGCGAGGTCGAGTGCGAGACGCTCTACCTGGTCGGCGACATCATCGACGGCTGGCAGCTGCGCCGCAGCTGGTATTGGCCACAGGCCCACAACGACGTGGTGCAGAAGATCCTGCGCAAGGCGCGCAAGGGATGCAAGGTCATCTTCGTACCCGGCAACCACGATGAGTTCGCGCGCCGCTACGTGGCCCACAACTTCGGCGGCGTGGACGTGGTGGAGGACTGCATCCACGAAACCGCCGACGGCCGCAAGCTCTGGGTCACCCATGGCGACCTGTTCGACGGCGTGATCCAGTGCGCCAAGTGGCTGGCCTACCTGGGCGACTCGGCCTACGAGTTCACGCTCAAGCTGAACCGCCACCTGAACAGCCTGCGGGCCCGGCTGGGCCTGCCGTACTGGAGCCTGTCGCGCTACCTGAAGCTCAAGGTCAAGCGGGCGGTCAGCTATGTCTCCGACTTCGAGCAGGCCGTGGCCCGCGAGGCGCGCAAGCGCGGCGTGCAGGGCGTGGTCTGCGGCCATATCCACCACGCCGAGATCCGCGAGATCGAGGGCGTGCTCTATTGCAACGACGGCGACTGGGTCGAGAGCCTGACCGCCCTGGTCGAGCATGCCGACGGCCGTCTCGAAATCCTGGACTACAGCGCACGCAGCCAGCTGCAGCGCCTGCTGGAATCGGTGCGAAGCGAAGCAGCGGTCGAGGAGAGCGAAGAGGCCGTGGCCTAG
- a CDS encoding alpha/beta hydrolase produces MSRDWILLRGLSREAGHWGGFPERLLDQLPAGSRVHRLDLPGNGRWHQLESPTRIAKITEHARTQLAELALPAPPLLVGLSLGGMVAVDWAARHPRELAGVALVSSSLAGHSPWWLRLRQTALPLMLAALAWPSVRWRERCVFELTSSQPRPPPGLIEAWCELRRRHPVTALNFARQLRAASGYRAPQACPGLPLILLAGEQDRLVSPECSRRTAECWQMPLRLHPQAGHDLPLDAPLWLAKELAAWSSALP; encoded by the coding sequence ATGAGCCGCGACTGGATTCTGCTGCGAGGCCTGAGCCGCGAGGCCGGCCATTGGGGTGGCTTCCCCGAGCGGCTGCTGGATCAACTGCCGGCAGGCAGCCGGGTTCATCGGCTGGACCTGCCGGGCAATGGCCGCTGGCATCAGCTCGAGAGCCCGACCCGCATCGCCAAGATCACCGAGCACGCGCGGACCCAGCTGGCGGAACTCGCCTTGCCGGCGCCGCCGCTGCTGGTCGGGCTGTCGCTGGGCGGCATGGTGGCCGTGGACTGGGCCGCGCGCCATCCGCGGGAGCTGGCCGGCGTAGCCCTGGTCAGCAGCAGCCTGGCCGGCCACAGCCCCTGGTGGCTGCGGCTGCGGCAGACCGCCCTGCCGCTGATGCTGGCAGCCCTGGCCTGGCCTTCGGTGCGCTGGCGCGAACGCTGCGTCTTCGAGCTGACCAGCAGCCAGCCCAGGCCGCCGCCCGGCTTGATCGAGGCCTGGTGCGAGCTGCGCCGCCGGCATCCGGTGACGGCCCTGAACTTCGCCCGACAGCTCCGGGCCGCCTCGGGCTACCGGGCGCCGCAGGCCTGCCCTGGTCTGCCGCTGATCCTGCTGGCCGGCGAGCAGGACCGGTTGGTCAGCCCCGAATGCTCGCGCCGCACGGCTGAGTGCTGGCAAATGCCGCTGCGCCTGCATCCTCAAGCCGGCCACGACCTGCCGCTGGATGCGCCCCTGTGGCTGGCGAAGGAGCTGGCCGCCTGGTCAAGCGCCCTGCCCTAG
- a CDS encoding TIGR03067 domain-containing protein, whose product MQRRTLLLSLLLTACASQPPAPVTLAGEWRPHAAQLSGQDFPIASFRGATLVLGADSYEFSGDRGRYQLLAGGSPARVDIRGELGPNKGRQIQAIFELAGDELTMAYQLGSGERPTEFISPLGSQILVVKYRRLR is encoded by the coding sequence ATGCAACGTCGAACCCTGCTGCTCTCCCTGCTCCTCACGGCCTGCGCATCCCAGCCGCCGGCCCCGGTCACGCTGGCCGGCGAATGGCGGCCCCATGCGGCCCAGCTGAGCGGCCAGGACTTCCCCATCGCCAGCTTCCGCGGCGCCACCCTGGTGCTGGGGGCTGACAGCTACGAATTCTCCGGCGACCGTGGCCGCTACCAGCTGCTGGCCGGCGGCAGCCCGGCGCGGGTGGACATCCGCGGCGAGCTTGGCCCCAACAAGGGCCGGCAGATCCAGGCCATCTTCGAGCTGGCCGGCGACGAGCTGACCATGGCCTACCAGCTCGGCAGCGGCGAGCGGCCCACCGAGTTCATCTCGCCGCTGGGCTCGCAGATCCTGGTGGTGAAGTACCGCCGTCTGCGCTGA
- a CDS encoding FKBP-type peptidyl-prolyl cis-trans isomerase codes for MALTTLDSGLQYQDTVVGEGAEAKAGARVTVHYTGWLYKNGGKGKKFDSSKDRRDPFRFRLAGGEVIRGWDEGVQGMKIGGTRMLVIPPELGYGARGAGGVIPPNATLLFEVELLAV; via the coding sequence CTGGCGCTGACCACGCTGGACAGCGGCCTGCAGTACCAGGACACCGTGGTTGGTGAAGGCGCCGAGGCCAAGGCCGGCGCCCGCGTCACGGTGCACTACACCGGCTGGCTCTACAAGAACGGCGGCAAGGGCAAGAAGTTCGATTCGAGCAAGGACCGCCGTGACCCGTTCCGCTTCCGCCTGGCCGGCGGTGAAGTCATCCGCGGCTGGGACGAAGGCGTGCAGGGCATGAAGATTGGCGGCACCCGCATGCTGGTGATCCCGCCCGAGCTGGGCTACGGCGCCCGCGGCGCCGGCGGCGTGATTCCGCCGAATGCCACACTGCTGTTCGAGGTGGAACTGCTGGCCGTTTGA
- a CDS encoding M14 family zinc carboxypeptidase, with translation MSQSLPEIDQLLRLQAEAGPLLQMHELGAVPLGERLLPLLAFTLGPTDPALPAVGFFGGVHGLERIGSEVVVAFLRSLVTRLSWDEGLHRMLAGLRLAFFPLVNPGGLLLGTRANPRGVDLMRNSPVSADERAPALVGGQRISSRLPWYRGAAGEAMELESAALCRFVEQQLLPHRFSLAVDCHSGFGFVDRIWFPFAHTARPIAHLADLHRLASIQDRTLLHHPYTLEPQSRQYLTHGDLWDHLYLQSQARPEPVTFLPLTLEMGSWLWIKKNPRQLFSRHGIFNPLIEHRQQRVLRRHLGWLDFIARAALSHERWRPQGAERVREHEAALDRWYRRGRR, from the coding sequence GTGTCCCAGTCCCTGCCCGAAATCGACCAGCTCTTGCGCCTGCAGGCCGAGGCCGGGCCGCTGCTTCAGATGCATGAGCTGGGCGCCGTGCCGCTGGGCGAGCGCCTGCTGCCGCTGCTGGCCTTCACGCTCGGACCCACCGATCCAGCGCTGCCGGCCGTGGGCTTCTTCGGCGGGGTCCATGGGCTGGAACGCATAGGCAGCGAGGTGGTGGTGGCCTTTCTGCGCAGCCTGGTCACGCGGCTTTCCTGGGACGAGGGCCTGCACCGCATGCTGGCCGGGCTGCGGCTCGCTTTCTTTCCGCTGGTCAACCCGGGCGGCCTGCTGCTGGGCACGCGGGCCAATCCGCGCGGCGTGGACCTGATGCGCAACAGCCCGGTCTCGGCCGACGAGCGGGCGCCGGCCCTGGTCGGCGGCCAGCGGATTTCCTCGCGCCTGCCCTGGTACCGCGGCGCCGCGGGCGAGGCCATGGAGCTGGAAAGCGCCGCCCTGTGCCGCTTCGTCGAGCAACAGCTGCTGCCGCACCGCTTCAGCCTGGCGGTCGACTGCCATTCCGGCTTCGGTTTCGTGGACCGGATCTGGTTCCCATTCGCCCACACGGCCCGCCCAATCGCCCATCTCGCCGACCTGCACCGCCTGGCCAGCATCCAGGACCGCACGCTGCTGCACCATCCCTACACGCTGGAACCGCAGAGCCGCCAGTACCTGACCCATGGCGACCTCTGGGACCACCTCTACCTGCAGAGCCAGGCCCGACCCGAGCCGGTCACCTTTCTGCCGCTGACGCTGGAGATGGGCTCCTGGTTATGGATCAAGAAGAACCCGCGCCAGCTCTTCTCGCGCCATGGCATCTTCAACCCGCTGATAGAGCACCGGCAGCAGCGGGTGCTGCGCCGCCACCTGGGCTGGCTGGACTTCATCGCCCGCGCCGCGCTGAGCCACGAGCGCTGGCGGCCACAGGGCGCCGAGCGGGTCCGTGAGCATGAAGCGGCGCTGGACCGCTGGTACCGGAGGGGCAGGCGATGA
- a CDS encoding GNAT family N-acetyltransferase: MSPSLQFRPALPHHIAACIELRGRTRQNAVSTTRLAELGVTEASWSADVREDRLPGMLAFDGERLAGYCFGDATNGEIVVLALLPDCEGQGLGRALLDRAMSLLRERGHQRLFLGCSSDPATRSHGFYRHLGWRPTGKRDRLGDEELEFSFATAEPTPTERLLAYLQAYEAKDLARIEKQFADGIRLADWNLAVQGKAAALEETRKNFESAASLTIEVLAVYEGERRAAAELAITVNGEIRLRVVDALGFDEAGHIVSITAYKGL; this comes from the coding sequence ATGAGCCCCAGCCTCCAGTTCCGCCCCGCCCTGCCGCACCACATCGCCGCCTGCATAGAGCTGCGCGGCCGCACCCGCCAGAACGCGGTTTCGACCACACGCCTGGCCGAGCTGGGCGTGACCGAGGCCTCTTGGTCGGCCGATGTGCGCGAGGACCGCCTGCCCGGCATGCTGGCCTTCGACGGCGAGCGCCTGGCCGGCTACTGCTTTGGCGACGCCACCAACGGAGAGATCGTGGTGCTGGCCCTGCTACCCGATTGCGAAGGCCAGGGCCTGGGCCGCGCCCTGCTGGACCGTGCTATGAGCCTGCTGCGCGAACGCGGCCACCAGCGCCTGTTCCTGGGCTGCTCCTCCGACCCGGCCACGCGCTCGCATGGCTTCTACCGCCATCTCGGCTGGCGCCCCACGGGCAAGCGCGACCGGCTCGGCGACGAGGAACTGGAATTCAGCTTCGCTACCGCAGAGCCCACGCCGACCGAGCGTCTGCTCGCCTATCTGCAGGCCTATGAAGCCAAGGACCTGGCCCGCATAGAAAAACAGTTTGCCGACGGCATCCGCCTGGCCGACTGGAACCTGGCGGTCCAAGGCAAGGCGGCCGCGTTGGAAGAGACCCGCAAGAACTTCGAATCCGCCGCGTCGCTGACGATCGAGGTGCTCGCCGTCTACGAGGGCGAGCGCCGCGCCGCCGCCGAGCTGGCGATCACGGTCAACGGCGAAATCCGGCTGCGGGTCGTCGATGCGCTGGGCTTCGACGAGGCCGGGCATATCGTCTCGATCACGGCCTACAAGGGGCTTTGA
- a CDS encoding ATP-binding protein, which produces MFHLQSLELLHWDYCRRVSMPLDGSIITIAGPNGSGKTTLLDAMRTLLGLECSGGRTFRTYARHANAESAWLRALVDNKPRGRQNSSRPFASSLLYADQVTLACRIERQGGDWQRKYIVADGAHEIEALMQRPEKEWLGIEAWKRRLEAAGLTRAIGRVLALEQGQTDRLCELSPKELLRLVFEVFGDQEVLDRYDQARNHQQQLLKEVEQSSHELSHTQAQLSDLANRVNSYQQYQLRLKERERLATEVLPVLHWAEGRQRVAQQLRELHRQRLFASQDQRQMSGKRAELHALFEKNEAAKQKLIELESQRKQARADFDAAREAERPAELLAKREEELKALAAVETDAQELGERLATLSGQQHQLREAYTRANDQSRKAQAAMDELSGQRLPPPPTDVSRFSKALGDAGINHHLLADCIDIADEAWRAAAEGFLRPSRWVVVLASSGDESRAFSLAAKERYRHYVVADGEHVPASVPKDSLLSALKINAKVPGWLLRQLASIRCVKDTEAGKNAGGEWITQDAYYRDGRGGRSLWVEPREFQFGISALDSRRSALERELTRYDTELTRIAKEQAEVERQLKDVQRAAQGHKAAQELGERAADFAEARARMPALRQARVEASTRMASLEQQHDRLLTESTRTERDYEAAQGGLKASEANVLRVQREHEGRRDELRQSAKASREARAAFPASWVQPSRIASLRDEFENGKQAEIAMRHVQQELDTGVWETDPQVQERHARMNVSVLEQTTQLEDRRASNEMARIAAFNARERYIDVLRATVRRYKKNVQELGELAGVIAQAELPHLDNDDTVLAQAGLQVRFNFDGKGEVGLNDGEASGGQQVLKSLILLVGLMKDDETPGGFVFIDEPFAHLDVRNIQLVGHFLRSTRAQYLLTTPITHNVEVFEPSEITLITSKKARGDRWAPAIAVLARRPEKSVYD; this is translated from the coding sequence ATGTTTCACCTGCAATCGCTGGAACTGCTGCACTGGGACTACTGCCGGCGCGTGTCCATGCCGCTGGACGGTTCCATCATTACCATCGCCGGCCCCAATGGCTCAGGCAAGACCACGCTGCTGGATGCGATGCGCACCCTGCTGGGCCTGGAATGCTCGGGCGGCCGCACCTTCCGTACCTATGCCCGCCATGCCAATGCCGAATCGGCCTGGCTGCGCGCCCTGGTGGACAACAAGCCGCGCGGCCGCCAGAACTCCAGCCGCCCCTTCGCCAGCTCCTTGCTCTATGCCGACCAGGTGACCCTGGCCTGCCGCATCGAGCGCCAGGGCGGCGACTGGCAGCGCAAGTACATCGTGGCCGACGGCGCCCATGAGATCGAGGCCCTGATGCAGCGGCCCGAGAAGGAATGGCTGGGCATCGAGGCCTGGAAGCGCCGGCTGGAAGCGGCCGGCCTGACCCGCGCCATCGGCCGCGTGCTGGCGCTGGAGCAGGGCCAGACCGACCGGCTCTGCGAACTCTCGCCCAAGGAATTGCTGCGCCTGGTGTTCGAGGTCTTCGGCGACCAGGAAGTGCTGGACCGCTACGACCAGGCCCGCAACCACCAGCAGCAGCTGCTCAAGGAAGTGGAGCAGTCCAGCCATGAGCTGTCCCACACCCAGGCCCAGCTGTCCGATCTGGCGAACCGGGTCAACAGCTACCAGCAGTACCAGCTGCGCTTGAAGGAGCGCGAGCGCCTCGCCACCGAGGTGCTGCCGGTCTTGCACTGGGCCGAGGGCCGCCAGCGCGTGGCCCAGCAGCTGCGCGAGCTGCATCGCCAGCGCCTGTTCGCCTCGCAGGACCAGCGCCAGATGAGCGGCAAGCGGGCCGAGCTGCATGCGCTGTTCGAGAAGAACGAGGCGGCCAAGCAGAAGCTGATCGAGCTGGAGTCCCAGCGCAAGCAGGCTAGAGCCGACTTCGACGCGGCCCGCGAGGCCGAGCGGCCGGCCGAGTTGCTGGCCAAGCGCGAGGAAGAACTCAAGGCCCTGGCCGCGGTCGAGACCGATGCCCAGGAGCTGGGCGAGCGCCTGGCCACGCTGAGTGGCCAGCAGCATCAGCTGCGCGAGGCCTACACGCGGGCCAACGACCAGAGCAGGAAGGCGCAAGCCGCGATGGACGAGCTCAGCGGCCAGCGCCTGCCACCGCCGCCGACCGATGTGAGCCGCTTCTCCAAGGCCCTGGGCGACGCCGGCATCAACCACCATCTGCTGGCGGACTGCATAGACATCGCGGACGAAGCCTGGCGGGCCGCGGCCGAAGGTTTTCTGCGGCCCTCGCGCTGGGTCGTGGTGCTGGCGAGCAGCGGCGACGAGTCGCGTGCCTTCTCGCTGGCCGCCAAGGAGCGCTACCGCCACTACGTGGTCGCCGACGGCGAGCACGTGCCGGCCTCGGTGCCCAAGGACTCGCTGCTGTCCGCGCTGAAGATCAATGCCAAGGTCCCGGGCTGGCTGCTGCGCCAGCTGGCCAGCATCCGCTGCGTCAAGGACACCGAAGCCGGCAAGAACGCCGGCGGCGAATGGATCACGCAAGATGCCTACTACCGCGACGGCCGTGGCGGCCGCAGCCTGTGGGTGGAGCCGCGCGAATTCCAGTTCGGCATCTCGGCGCTCGATTCGCGCCGCAGCGCGCTGGAGCGCGAACTGACCCGCTACGACACCGAGCTGACCCGCATCGCCAAGGAACAGGCCGAGGTCGAGCGCCAGCTGAAGGACGTGCAGCGCGCGGCCCAAGGGCACAAGGCGGCTCAGGAGTTGGGCGAGCGCGCGGCTGACTTCGCCGAGGCGCGGGCCCGCATGCCGGCGCTGCGCCAGGCGCGTGTAGAGGCCTCGACCCGCATGGCCAGCCTGGAGCAGCAGCACGACCGGCTGCTGACGGAATCGACCCGAACCGAACGCGACTACGAGGCGGCCCAGGGCGGCCTCAAGGCCAGCGAGGCCAATGTGCTGCGCGTGCAGCGCGAGCATGAAGGCCGCCGCGACGAACTGCGCCAATCGGCCAAGGCTTCACGCGAAGCTCGGGCCGCGTTCCCGGCGAGCTGGGTCCAGCCCTCGCGCATCGCTTCGTTGCGCGACGAATTCGAGAATGGCAAGCAGGCCGAGATCGCCATGCGCCATGTGCAGCAGGAGCTGGACACCGGCGTTTGGGAAACCGACCCCCAGGTCCAGGAGCGCCATGCCCGCATGAACGTCTCGGTGCTGGAGCAGACCACCCAGCTGGAAGACCGGCGCGCCAGCAACGAGATGGCCCGGATCGCCGCCTTCAATGCCCGCGAGCGCTACATCGACGTGCTGCGTGCCACCGTGCGCCGCTACAAGAAGAACGTGCAGGAGCTGGGCGAGCTGGCCGGCGTGATCGCCCAGGCCGAGCTGCCGCACCTGGACAACGACGACACGGTGCTGGCCCAGGCCGGCCTGCAGGTCAGGTTCAACTTCGACGGCAAGGGCGAGGTCGGCCTGAACGACGGCGAAGCCTCGGGCGGCCAGCAGGTGCTGAAGAGCCTGATCCTGCTGGTGGGCCTGATGAAGGACGACGAGACCCCGGGCGGCTTCGTCTTCATCGATGAACCGTTCGCCCACCTGGACGTGCGCAACATCCAGCTGGTCGGCCATTTCCTGCGTTCGACCCGGGCCCAGTACCTGCTGACCACGCCGATCACGCACAACGTCGAGGTCTTCGAGCCCAGCGAGATCACCTTGATCACCTCGAAGAAGGCCCGCGGCGACCGCTGGGCCCCGGCAATTGCGGTGCTGGCGAGAAGGCCGGAGAAGTCGGTCTACGACTGA
- a CDS encoding zinc-dependent metalloprotease: protein MQFRKTPLASLLTLALLSAQAFADEAPKKPTQDTPAAKPATPAASAPAVTPPAAPAADEPKAYDKVITSEAKTQSGLFKLHSIKNKLYFEIPKALLDQQLLMVATATAVPTGTDHIGREINEDVVRFVLKGNKVLFQTVSHAYVSDPGRAIAPAVEGSQRDTILASFNVEAFAKDGAPVIEVSRLFTTEVGDFTARQVVRGTGLDSARSFVEQSKAFAGSVRVDAVQTYSLMSTPLQLPPGFPAQPPAPTKSGSVNVAYSIVKLPEQPMMPRLMDDRIGFFNISRVDYGSHEHESKRERLITRWRLEKKDPNAALSEPVKPIVWYIDKATPANLVAYVKRGVEEWNVAFEAAGFKNAVQARTFPTKEEDPEFDPEDVRYSIIRWVPSPVANAYGPHLSDPRSGEILNANIVMYHNIMQLQRDWYVTQAGAVDPRAQKLPLPDDLMGDLVAYVVTHEVGHSLGFPHNMKSSSLYPVEKLRDPKWLKEMSHVATLMDYSRFNYLVQPEDKVDPALLIPKIGPYDIFATKWGYMPIPSAKTPEDEKTVLNALAREQDSKPWLRFSTPKGEGDYGENTEAVGDADAVTATGLGTKNLKRIVKMLPGMTLTDGREDKALEELYAATWGQWNRELGHVVAIVGGYSTHNKHGDQPGAIFSAAPKAQQARAVKFLSEQLLATPTWILDPAITERLRPSAPGNALLNSQRNVLRGLLDRSRMARLQQQEAAAGDKAYRADELLADLRSGVFGELNSGAKIAPARRNLQRAYLELLGERLNQAGSSAGDDSKPLVRAELIDLRGLLSAKAGGAGDRTQRAHLVAMADYIGKVLDPKMADNSSTGITTTVRVGIDSEQSCWPTGE, encoded by the coding sequence ATGCAGTTCCGCAAGACTCCGCTGGCCAGCCTGTTGACGCTGGCCCTGCTGTCGGCCCAGGCATTCGCCGACGAAGCCCCCAAGAAGCCGACCCAGGACACGCCTGCCGCCAAGCCCGCCACCCCGGCCGCTTCGGCGCCCGCCGTGACGCCGCCGGCCGCCCCGGCCGCTGACGAACCCAAGGCCTACGACAAGGTCATCACCTCGGAGGCCAAGACCCAGTCCGGCCTGTTCAAGCTGCATTCGATCAAGAACAAGCTGTACTTCGAGATTCCCAAGGCCCTGCTGGACCAGCAGCTGCTGATGGTGGCCACGGCCACGGCCGTGCCCACCGGCACCGACCACATCGGCCGCGAGATCAACGAGGACGTGGTGCGCTTCGTGCTGAAGGGCAACAAGGTCCTGTTCCAGACCGTCAGCCATGCCTATGTGAGCGACCCGGGCCGCGCCATCGCCCCGGCCGTCGAGGGCTCGCAGCGCGACACCATCCTGGCCAGCTTCAACGTCGAGGCCTTCGCCAAGGACGGCGCGCCGGTGATCGAGGTCAGCCGTCTGTTCACGACCGAGGTTGGCGACTTCACCGCCCGCCAGGTGGTGCGCGGCACGGGCCTCGACAGCGCCCGCAGCTTCGTCGAGCAGTCCAAGGCCTTCGCCGGCAGCGTCCGCGTGGATGCGGTCCAGACCTATTCGCTGATGAGCACGCCGCTGCAGCTGCCGCCGGGCTTCCCGGCCCAGCCGCCGGCTCCGACCAAGAGCGGCAGCGTCAACGTGGCCTACAGCATCGTCAAGCTGCCCGAGCAGCCGATGATGCCGCGCCTGATGGACGACCGCATCGGCTTCTTCAACATCTCGCGCGTCGACTACGGCAGCCATGAGCACGAGAGCAAGCGCGAGCGCCTGATCACCCGCTGGCGCCTCGAGAAGAAGGACCCGAACGCCGCCTTGAGCGAGCCGGTCAAGCCCATCGTCTGGTACATCGACAAGGCCACGCCGGCCAACCTGGTGGCCTACGTCAAGCGCGGCGTCGAGGAGTGGAACGTGGCCTTCGAGGCCGCCGGCTTCAAGAACGCGGTGCAGGCCAGGACCTTCCCGACCAAGGAAGAGGATCCCGAGTTCGATCCGGAAGACGTGCGCTACAGCATCATCCGCTGGGTGCCTTCGCCGGTGGCTAACGCCTATGGTCCGCACCTCAGCGACCCGCGCAGCGGCGAGATCCTGAATGCCAACATCGTCATGTATCACAACATCATGCAGCTGCAGCGTGATTGGTACGTGACCCAGGCCGGTGCCGTCGATCCGCGCGCTCAGAAGCTGCCCCTGCCCGACGACTTGATGGGCGACCTGGTGGCCTATGTGGTGACCCACGAGGTGGGCCATTCGCTGGGCTTCCCGCACAACATGAAGTCCAGCTCGCTCTACCCGGTCGAGAAGCTGCGCGACCCCAAGTGGCTGAAGGAAATGAGCCACGTCGCCACGCTGATGGACTACAGCCGCTTCAACTACCTGGTCCAGCCCGAGGACAAGGTCGATCCGGCGCTCCTGATCCCCAAGATCGGCCCCTACGACATCTTCGCCACCAAGTGGGGCTACATGCCGATCCCGAGCGCCAAGACGCCGGAGGACGAGAAGACCGTGCTGAACGCGCTGGCCCGCGAACAGGACAGCAAGCCCTGGCTGCGTTTCAGCACGCCCAAGGGCGAGGGTGACTACGGCGAGAACACCGAGGCCGTCGGCGATGCCGACGCGGTGACCGCCACCGGCCTGGGTACCAAGAACCTCAAGCGCATCGTCAAGATGCTGCCGGGCATGACCCTGACCGACGGTCGCGAGGACAAGGCGCTGGAAGAGCTGTACGCCGCCACCTGGGGCCAGTGGAACCGTGAGCTGGGCCATGTGGTCGCCATCGTCGGCGGCTACAGCACCCACAACAAGCATGGCGACCAGCCCGGCGCCATCTTCAGCGCCGCGCCCAAGGCCCAGCAGGCCCGCGCCGTGAAGTTCCTGTCGGAACAGCTGCTGGCCACGCCGACCTGGATCCTGGATCCGGCCATCACCGAGCGCCTGCGTCCCTCGGCCCCGGGCAACGCCTTGCTGAACAGTCAGCGCAATGTGCTGCGTGGCCTGCTGGACCGCTCGCGCATGGCCCGCCTGCAGCAGCAGGAAGCCGCCGCCGGCGACAAGGCCTACCGTGCCGACGAGCTGCTGGCCGACCTGCGCTCCGGCGTGTTCGGCGAGCTGAACAGCGGTGCCAAGATCGCTCCGGCCCGCCGCAACCTGCAGCGCGCCTATCTGGAGCTGCTGGGCGAGCGTCTGAACCAGGCCGGCTCGTCGGCCGGCGACGACAGCAAGCCGCTGGTGCGTGCCGAGCTGATCGACCTGCGCGGCCTGCTGTCCGCCAAGGCCGGCGGCGCCGGTGACCGCACCCAGCGTGCCCACCTGGTCGCGATGGCCGACTACATCGGCAAGGTGCTGGACCCGAAGATGGCCGACAACAGCTCGACCGGCATCACCACCACGGTGCGAGTCGGCATCGACAGCGAGCAGAGCTGCTGGCCGACGGGCGAGTAA